CTCGAGGCGGTCCCGGACGCGGCGGCCCTGTTCTCGACGCTCTACCGTGACGCGCCTGCGGCGGCCTGGCTCGACAGTTCGGACGCGGCGGCGGTCCCGAAGGACACCGGGGCGGGTCCGGTGGCCGCCCCGCCGACCCGCCTCCTCCCCGGCGGGCGCAGCCGCTTCAGCATCATGGCTGACGCCGGCGGCGCCTTCGGGCAACTGGCCCTGCACCGGGACGGCGTCACGGACCTCGTGGCCGGTCCGGTGACCACCCGGATCCGGGAGCCCTTCTTCCGCTGGCTCGACGACGTGTGGGGGCGGCGGGCCGTGCGGGTGCCCGACGGTCTCGCCTGCGATTTCGGGCTGGGCTGGCTGGGCTACCTCGGTTACGAGCTCAAGCGCGAGACGGGTGGTGCCGACGGCCCGTCCGCTGCGGGCCTGCCCGACGCCGCGCTCCTCTTCGCCGGCCGCGCCGTCGTCCTCGACCACGCCGACGGCGCCGTCTTCCTCCTGACCCTCTCCGACGGACGGCCCGACGCGGACCGGGACGCCTGGCTGGCGCGCGCGCGGGAGGCCGTCGCCGCACCGGGTCCCGCCCCGACACCGGGCCCGCACCCGGGGCCGCACTTCGCGGTGCGCGATCCGCGGGACGCGTACGTGGCGAAGATCCGGCAGGCCCAGGCCGAGATCGCCGAGGGCAACACCTACGAGGTGTGCCTGACGACGTCGCTGACGGCGCGCCCGGCGCGCGGGGAGCACCTCGACCCGCTGGACACCTACCTCCGCCTGCGCGTGACGAACCCCGCTCCGTTCGCTCATTTCCTGCGCTTCCCGGGGTTCGCCGTCGCGAGCACCTCGCCCGAGCGCTTCCTGCGGCTCACCACGGACGGGCACATGCGGGCCGAACCGATCAAGGGGACGCGGGGACGCTCGGCCGACCCCGTCGCCGACGCCGCGCTGCTCCACGACCTCAGGACGTCGGCGAAGGACCGCGCGGAGAACATCATGATCGTGGACCTCCTGCGCAACGATCTCTCCCACCACGCGGTCCCGGGCTCGGTCACGGTCAGCCGGTTGTGCGACATCGAGACGTACGCCACCGTGCACCAGATGGTCAGCACCATCGATGCCCGGCTGCGCCCCGGGAGCGCGCGGGCCGGCGTCGTCGCATCCGCGTTCCCCGCCGGCTCCATGACCGGGGCGCCGAAGATCAGCACCATGGCCATCCTCGACCGCCTCGAGCAGGCGCCGCGCGGCCCCTACTCCGGCGCCGCCGGATATTTCAGCCTCACGGGCGCCACCGACCTCGCCGTCGTCATCCGCACCCTCGTGCTCCGTGAGGACGACGGCGGCACCCACCTGACCCTCGGCGTGGGCGGGGCGATCACGACCGACTCCGACCCCGAGGAGGAGTGGGACGAGGTGCGCACGAAGGCGCGCGGCGTCCTCTCGGCCCTGGGGACCGGATTCCCGGCCGACACGTGAGCCGGAGTGCCCGCACGTGACCCGGTAGCCTTGCCGCAGGCGCCCGCCGGCGCAGGACCTCCGGGCCGGAAGGGAGCACGCCATGACGGGCATCGCCGTGATCGGGGCGGGCCTGGCCGGCTCGTCCGCCGCGTGGCGGCTCGCGCAGGCCGGGCACGACGTCGTCGTCCTGGAACAGGACACCCCGGCCCACCGCCGGGGCAGCTCCCACGGCTCGGCGCGCATCTTCCGCTACGCCTACGCCGAGCGGCTCTATGTGGACCTGGTCCGGGAGGCGGCCCGCGGCTGGGCCGAGCTGGAGGCCGCCGGCAGTACACGCCTCCTCACGCGCACCGGCGCACTCGACCACGGCGCGGGCCATGATCCGGAGGGCTTCGCACGGGTCCTCGCGGCAGCTGGCGTGGAGCATGCGCTGCTCGGGCCGGCCGAGGCGTCCGCACGCTGGCCCCTGCGGTTCGAGACCCCGGTCCTGTGGCATCCCGGCGCGGGCGTGCTCGACGCCGAGGCCGCCGTCGTCGCCATGCTCGACGAGGCACGCGCCCACGGGGCCGCCCTGGAGCAGGGGTGGCGCGTGACCGGGGTGCGCCGCCGTGGCCGGGGCTACCGCGTGCACGCCGGGGACGGCCGGTGGGTCGACGCGGAGCAGGTCGTCGTGGCGGCGGGCGGCTGGCTCCCGGACCTCCTCGGCGACCTGGACCTGCCGGAGGCGTTCGTCACCGCGCTCCCCGCCCTGGAGGTACGCCAGGAGCAGGCCTACCACTTCCCGTACGCGGAGGGGCCCGGCGCGGCGTGGCCCACGTTCATCCACAGGACGGAGGACATGGTCGTCTACGGCCTGCCGGGCGGCAGGGACGCCGGCTGGTCGGGGCAGAAGGTGGCGGAGTACAACGGCGGCAGGCGCATCCGCTCGGCCGCGGCGCAGGACGGCCTGGTCTCCGGGGACAACCGCCGGCGTGTGGTCGCGTACGTGGAGCGCCACCTGCCGGGCCTCGTGCCCGAACCGTACGCGGAGACCACCTGCCTGTTCACGAACACCCCGACCGAGGACTTCGTGATCGACCGGGCAGAGGGCATCACCGTCCTGTCCGCCTGCTCCGGCCACGGAGCCAAGTTCGCGCCCCTGCTCGGGCAGCTGACCCTGGCGCTCGTGGAGGGGCGGGACACGGTCCCGGGACCCTTCCGGCCCGGACGGCTGCGCTCCTCGCGCAGCCGCCCCTGGCCGGCGGGCGCCGGGTCAGCGGCGCAGCACCTTCCGGGCCACGGCGTTGCCGAGTAGCTGCATGACCTGGACGATCAGGATGACCACGATGACGGCGGCCCACGTGACCACAGGATTGAACTGGCGGTAGCCGTACTGGATGGCGAAGGTGCCGAGCCCGCCACCGCCGACGGACCCCGCCACCGCCGACATGTCCACGAGCGCCACGAAGATGAAGGTGTACCCCAGGATCAGGGGCCCCAGCGCCTCCGGGATCAGGATCGTGAGGATGATGCGCAGGCGGCCCGCGCCCACGGAACGCGCCGCTTCGATCACGCCGGGCTGGACGGTCAGCAGGTTCTGCTCCACGATGCGGCTGATACCGAAGGCCGCCGCGAGCGACAGCGTGAAGATGATGGCGCTGTTGCCGATGCCCGTCCCCGTGACCGCCCGGGCGAGGGGTTGGGCCGCGGCGAGGAAGATGATGAAGGGGATGGGCCGGAAGATGTTGACGATGACGTTCAGGGTCCCGAAGACACCGCGATGACCGAGGATGCTTCCGGCCCTCGTGGTGTAGAGGCCCATGCCGAGCAGGAGGCCTCCGGCGCCGCCGAAGAGCAGGCTGAGACCCACGATGTAGAGGGTCTCGTACGTCGCCTCCCAGAGTTGCGGGGCCAGGGGTACGAGGTCTTCCATCAGGCGAGCTCCTTCACGGTGATCCGGCCGTCCATGTACTGCAGCGTCGCGTCGATGACGCTCTCCGACCCGGTGAGTGCGAGGGTGAGGTGCCCGAAGGCCCGTCCACGGATGTCGTTGACGCCGCCGTAGACGAGTTCGAACTCGATCCCTGCCGCCGCCAGGTCCACGAACACGGATGCCTGGGACGAATCGCCGTCGCGGAACGAGAAGGTCACGATCCTCCCCCGGTGCCGCTCGCGCAGTGCCGACAGCTCGTCCGGTGAGGGGATGCCGCGGACCACGGTCGAGACGAACCGCCGGGACGAGGCCTCGCGGGGATCGGAGAACACATCGAAGACGTCGCCCTCCTCGACGATCCTCCCGCCGTCCATGACGGCGACCTTCGTGGCGAGGGTCTGGATGACGTCCATCTCGTGGGTGATGACCACGATCGTGATACCCAGTTCCTCGTTCACGCGTCGCAGGAGCCGCAGGACCTCGTGCGTCGTCTCCGGATCGAGCGCCGAGGTCGCCTCGTCCGCGAGCAGGATCTTCGGCGAGGTCGCCAGGGCACGGGCGATCCCGACGCGCTGCTTCTGGCCCCCCGAGAGCTGCTCGGGGTAGTTCGACGCCTTGTCGGTCAGCCCGACGAACTCGAGCAGCTCCGTGACGCGCGCGGCGATCTCGTCGCGGCTCCTGCCGGCCACCCGAAGGGGGTAGGCGATGTTGTTCCAGACGGTCTTGGCGCTGAACAGGTTGAACTGCTGGAAGATCATCCCGATGTCGAGGCGGAGGCGTCGCAGCTGGCGGTCGGGCACGCCGGTGACCTGGACGCCGTCGACGACGATGTCCCCGGCGGTCGCCTTCTCGAGGGCGTTGATCAGCCGGACGAGGGTGCTCTTGCCCGCCCCGGAGTACCCGATGATCCCGTAGATCTCGCCGGCCTCGATGTCGAGACTGACGTTGTCGATGGCGTGGACGGGGGCATCCCCGCGCCGCGCGGGCGGGAAGGTCTTGCTGACGTTGCGGAGAGAGATGAGAGGCATGGTGTCCTTGCTGCAGGGGAGGTGCGGCCGGCCGGCACACGCACGGCGCCGGCCGGCCGGGGACGGGGTGGTCAGCCCTGGGCGCGGGTGTCCTCCTCGACCGTCTCGAGGGACGTCTTCAGCTCGTCGGCCGGGACCTTCAGGAACTCCGCGGTACCACCGGACGTCTCCTGCACGGCGTCGAGGACCTCCTGGGTGTCCTGGTAGATGCTGACGAGCTTCTGGTAGGTCTCGTTGTCCTCCTCGCCGGCACGGGAGGCGAAGACGTTCACGTAGGCGGCGGCCGCCGGGTCCGACGGGTCGTCCTTCGCGATGGCGTCGTCGAACTCGAGTCCCGCGTCCTGCACGAAGTCGTTGTTGATGATCGCCGCCGCGACGTCCGGCAGGGACGTCGGCGTCAGGGACGCGTCCAGGGTGGTGACCTCGACCTTCGACGCGGCCTCGTCGATGTCGTCGATGGTCGAGAAGGCGCTGCCGCCGTCCTTGAGCGTGACGAGGCCCGCCGACTGGAGGACGAGCAGGCCCCGGGCCAGGTTGCTCTCGTCGTTCGGCACGGCGACGGTCGACCCCTCGGGGATCTCCTCCACCGAGCCGTACTTGGTCGAATAGAGCCCCAGCGGGTAGATGGCCGTCGATCCGACGGGCGTGAGCTCCTCGCCGCTCGAGACGTTGTACCGGGCGAGGTACACGAGGTGCTGGAACTGGTTGAGGTCGAGCTCACTCTCGCTCAGTGCCGGGTTGGGCTGCGTGTATTCGGCGAAGTCGACGACCTCGAGGTCGATGCCCTCCTTCGCGGCCGCGTCGGTCAGCACCGCCCATTCGGGGTCGCTGGCCCCGACGACGCCGAGCCGGACTTTCTCGGTCTCCCCTCCGGCGCTCGCATCCGAGGGGCCGCACGCGACGGTCAGGGCGAGGAACGGGAGGACGGCAGCAGCCAGGAGCTTGCGGGATACGGGCATGGTTCTTCCTTCGGATGGGGACAGGCCGAGCGGACGGCTCGACCGGGGTGGCGGGGCAGGGAGGTGCGGGGCCGGGCGCTGGTCGCGCGCCACAGGGCGGCCGGCACTGCCGTCAGGGTGCGTGCATGATCGCTCCACGAGTGAGGAGGTCCCCGGGGCGCCGGTCGGGACGCAGCGCCTGAGGGGCCGTACTTGCCGACTGGGGGACTTGGCCCAGCGGCCGAATCTTCACCTGGAGCACCCCACTACGGGAGAGGGTTGCTGTCCAGCCGGCCAGGGCCGTTGGCTGGAACTCTTGATTCTTGAGTTGACGGTAGGTGAGGAACCGGTGCCGGACAAACCCGGGCCGTCCGTGACGTCACAAATGACATCCTGCAGGGCTGCCGGCCTGCGGCGGCCCGGGTGGGGTCCGGGTGGGGTGCGGATCCGGAGCGCACCGCATCCGGTGCGCCGCGCCCTGGGCTAGGCGGCCGGACCCCGCCAGATCTCGTCCTGGACGAGCTGGGCGAAGGCGCGCAGGTCACGGACGTCGTTCTCCGTGAAGTCCCTCGGCTTGTCGTCCATGACGCACAGCGAACCGATGCGCCACCCCTCCAGCGTGGTCAGCGGGTGCCCGGCGTACAGGCGGACCCTCGGGCCACCCGTGACGAGGGGGTGGTCCCGGTAGGAGGCGTCCAGCAGCGCGTCCGGGATCACCAGGGTGCGGTCGGCGGTGACGGTGACCGCGCAGAGGGACAGTTCGAGCGGCAGGTCCTGGCCGATGGGTCCGGCCAGGGACTTGATCACCTGCCGGTCCTCCGCGATGAGGGCGATCGAGGAGGAACTCACGCCGAACCATTCGCGGGTCCGGGCGGTCAGGCGGTCGAACCGCTCCTCGGCCCCGGTGTCCAGGAGGCCCGATGTGTACAGGGCCTGCAGCCGCCGGAACTCCTGATCCTCCGTCAGGTCGGACGAGCCGTCC
This genomic interval from Arthrobacter agilis contains the following:
- a CDS encoding methionine ABC transporter ATP-binding protein translates to MPLISLRNVSKTFPPARRGDAPVHAIDNVSLDIEAGEIYGIIGYSGAGKSTLVRLINALEKATAGDIVVDGVQVTGVPDRQLRRLRLDIGMIFQQFNLFSAKTVWNNIAYPLRVAGRSRDEIAARVTELLEFVGLTDKASNYPEQLSGGQKQRVGIARALATSPKILLADEATSALDPETTHEVLRLLRRVNEELGITIVVITHEMDVIQTLATKVAVMDGGRIVEEGDVFDVFSDPREASSRRFVSTVVRGIPSPDELSALRERHRGRIVTFSFRDGDSSQASVFVDLAAAGIEFELVYGGVNDIRGRAFGHLTLALTGSESVIDATLQYMDGRITVKELA
- a CDS encoding methionine ABC transporter permease is translated as MEDLVPLAPQLWEATYETLYIVGLSLLFGGAGGLLLGMGLYTTRAGSILGHRGVFGTLNVIVNIFRPIPFIIFLAAAQPLARAVTGTGIGNSAIIFTLSLAAAFGISRIVEQNLLTVQPGVIEAARSVGAGRLRIILTILIPEALGPLILGYTFIFVALVDMSAVAGSVGGGGLGTFAIQYGYRQFNPVVTWAAVIVVILIVQVMQLLGNAVARKVLRR
- a CDS encoding FAD-dependent oxidoreductase encodes the protein MTGIAVIGAGLAGSSAAWRLAQAGHDVVVLEQDTPAHRRGSSHGSARIFRYAYAERLYVDLVREAARGWAELEAAGSTRLLTRTGALDHGAGHDPEGFARVLAAAGVEHALLGPAEASARWPLRFETPVLWHPGAGVLDAEAAVVAMLDEARAHGAALEQGWRVTGVRRRGRGYRVHAGDGRWVDAEQVVVAAGGWLPDLLGDLDLPEAFVTALPALEVRQEQAYHFPYAEGPGAAWPTFIHRTEDMVVYGLPGGRDAGWSGQKVAEYNGGRRIRSAAAQDGLVSGDNRRRVVAYVERHLPGLVPEPYAETTCLFTNTPTEDFVIDRAEGITVLSACSGHGAKFAPLLGQLTLALVEGRDTVPGPFRPGRLRSSRSRPWPAGAGSAAQHLPGHGVAE
- a CDS encoding MetQ/NlpA family ABC transporter substrate-binding protein, yielding MPVSRKLLAAAVLPFLALTVACGPSDASAGGETEKVRLGVVGASDPEWAVLTDAAAKEGIDLEVVDFAEYTQPNPALSESELDLNQFQHLVYLARYNVSSGEELTPVGSTAIYPLGLYSTKYGSVEEIPEGSTVAVPNDESNLARGLLVLQSAGLVTLKDGGSAFSTIDDIDEAASKVEVTTLDASLTPTSLPDVAAAIINNDFVQDAGLEFDDAIAKDDPSDPAAAAYVNVFASRAGEEDNETYQKLVSIYQDTQEVLDAVQETSGGTAEFLKVPADELKTSLETVEEDTRAQG
- a CDS encoding GAF domain-containing protein: MTDAYLQQWTALEATRAAGIALEQVARGYTALGGTHDGFDVEGYLRGLTRLPRRDRDLIAHAINEIIDSTGSMADGAHYSTDRAAISSGFEDYLRPLVTDPDGYGFDRRALRPHVQAGNGSDGGPADGSSDLTEDQEFRRLQALYTSGLLDTGAEERFDRLTARTREWFGVSSSSIALIAEDRQVIKSLAGPIGQDLPLELSLCAVTVTADRTLVIPDALLDASYRDHPLVTGGPRVRLYAGHPLTTLEGWRIGSLCVMDDKPRDFTENDVRDLRAFAQLVQDEIWRGPAA
- the pabB gene encoding aminodeoxychorismate synthase component I, translating into MPDAPRTPHGAAPATPPLLIAVDGRSGAGKTTLAVELAALLREHHSVSLFHLEDIYPGWDGLDAGIGRYVERVLTPLRAGRTARWNAWDWVRGEDGAERTTAAAEIVLLEGVGAAAAAARDRLDAVIWVEADAAVRRRTAIERDGDAYAPYWQRWAEQEDRWLAADDPGTAADVVVQGHHGPPSPQAVRLALTGLPSCTVLLAPERAGRRGLVLDCERLEAVPDAAALFSTLYRDAPAAAWLDSSDAAAVPKDTGAGPVAAPPTRLLPGGRSRFSIMADAGGAFGQLALHRDGVTDLVAGPVTTRIREPFFRWLDDVWGRRAVRVPDGLACDFGLGWLGYLGYELKRETGGADGPSAAGLPDAALLFAGRAVVLDHADGAVFLLTLSDGRPDADRDAWLARAREAVAAPGPAPTPGPHPGPHFAVRDPRDAYVAKIRQAQAEIAEGNTYEVCLTTSLTARPARGEHLDPLDTYLRLRVTNPAPFAHFLRFPGFAVASTSPERFLRLTTDGHMRAEPIKGTRGRSADPVADAALLHDLRTSAKDRAENIMIVDLLRNDLSHHAVPGSVTVSRLCDIETYATVHQMVSTIDARLRPGSARAGVVASAFPAGSMTGAPKISTMAILDRLEQAPRGPYSGAAGYFSLTGATDLAVVIRTLVLREDDGGTHLTLGVGGAITTDSDPEEEWDEVRTKARGVLSALGTGFPADT